The window CGTATCTGGAAAAGTTGGAAATCGGATTGAGCTCATTCTCCTACGAAGAGTTGGGCGTGGTAGAGGCTGGAAAGCTTAAAAAATCCTTTGAGGTATTTAAAATGGGGCTGGAAAACAAAGTTTTTGGGGCCTCAGAAATGAAACAGCTCGAAAACATCTACGAAAAAGTGGGTATCCAAAGCTTGGACAAAAGGGAATTTAACGAGGTGAATCCGGACAAATTGATTTCCCTTGTTGGCGCACTTGAAGCCACAATACTGTCCCAAGAGCAAAAGGAACTTGTGAATGAACTTAAAAAACTGGTCCAACATCCGAAGAAAAGCACACAAAATCAACATAAAAATGTAGACGGTATGTCCACCGATTTTGAATTTATAGAAAAGAGCTTGCAAGCTGGTTTCTCTTCCCAAAAAATTGACCTTCAGCCTGTTTTGGAAGACTGCATGGGCCAAATGGAGCTTTTGGAAGAATTGGTTCGCATGTTCCAACAGCATGTTTTTGAGTTTATCGGAAGTGCCAAGGTCAATCTAATCAACAAAAACTTTGTGGAACTGGAGCTTTCCTGTCAAAAAATAATGCCATCCCTGCGCATGATGAAAACTTTTGGGCTGCTGGAAGTTGCCCAACAGATTTCAAAGCTTTGCAAAACGGATAGGGATGAAAGACATTTGAATTTTTTATACGACCAATTTCTGCAGGAATATCCCAAGATTCAAGAGCAGATAGATTTTGAAATGGAGATATTCAGAACCTTGTGAAAAAGTGAAGATGGCGACCCATGAGCTTCCCAAATACTTGCAAAGTGTTTTTTACCCTTTGTTTCAGCATACTACGGACCTTGAGTGCCAATTATTGCTGTTGGATGAAATGTTGGAAGTAGGGGACCATAAGGAAATACCCTTTTTGAAGGAACTGGAGTCGCATGACAATCCCAAAATTAGCAGCAAGGCCTTTCAAATTAAGAATGAACTGCAGGAAAAATTGGGATTGATGACAGAAACCGAACGAAGAAGATTGCCCATGAACCTTTGCTTTATTTACGACGAGTTCAACATTCGTCCCAGTAAAGTGGACAAGGAGTTGGATTTTGAGATAGCATTGGACATTTTGAATATGAGATAAAAAAGGATTTCACCACCCGAAGCAGGTGTTTCACCACAATTTGAGGAAAGCACATAATCTTTGAAATGAAATCACGTTATACAAAGACCCAAACTTAAATTGAGATTACGATGTTGTACGACACCTACGGTGAGGAATACTTGGCTTTTTTGCAAGAACTCAACGAAATTTTGACAGTAAACCAACTTGCTGAACTTGATTACCTATAGTTAACAAACAAACCCAAAATTTGTTGCCATGAACAACCAGAACAAAGAAAACACCGCCTACTTGAATTTTATTCAAGATTTGAAAGACTTGCTTACGGACTTTGATATCAGTCTGTTGAGCAGATCCTAATTATTTAAGTGATTATCATGGAAAAGGGGATGTTGATAAAATCAGCATCCCCTTTTCTATTACATATTTTTGAGGTAACCTATCCCAAATAAGATTTTAAGATCTTGCTTTTGGAGGTATGTCGCAATTTTCTAATGGCCTTTTCCCGTATTTGTCTTACGCGTTCGCGGGTCAAATCAAATGTACTGCCGATTTCTTCCAAAGTCATGGAGGGTTGGTCTCCAATACCGTAATACAGGCGAACCACATCGGCTTCCCGCGGGGAGAGCGTATCCAAGGCTCGGTTGATTTCCGTGTTCAGGGATTGGTGCATAAGGCCCTTATCTGGTTTTGGCGAATCCCCAGCGTTCAATACATCATATAAATTGGAGGTTTCCCCTTCTTTTAAAGGTGCATCCATAGATACGTGCCGCCCTGTGTTCTTGAGGGATTGCTTCACTTCGGAAACGGTCATGTCCAGCTCCTTGGCAATTTCTTCTGGCGATGGTGGGCGCTCATGTGCCTGTTCCAAATAGGAAAAGGTCTTTTTTATCTTGTTGATGGAACCAATTTTGTTCAATGGCAATCGTACCACACGTGACTGTTCTGCCAAGGCCTGCAGAATGGATTGTCGGATCCACCAAACCGCGTAGGAGATAAACTTAAACCCCCGGGTTTCATCAAAGCGTTTGGCGGCCTTTACCAGACCCACGTTTCCTTCATTGATCAAATCTGGGAGTTTAAGGCCCTGATTTTGGTATTGTTTTGCCACGGAGACCACAAACCTGAGGTTGGCATTGGTCAACTTTTCCAAAGCAGCTTGGTCTCCGGCCCTGATCTTCTGTGCTAGCTCAACTTCTTCCTGTGCGGTGATCAAATCGATTTTGCTGATGTCCTGCAAGTATTTGTCGAGAGATTTGGATTCGCGGTTCGTGACCTGTTTGATAATTTTAAGCTGCCTCATTCTTATATCTGGTTTACTAGTGTTACAAGCTATTATTATACATTATAATCTCCATTTTTCCAAGTCGAAATTGTTATTGTTATCAAAATGTTATGAGTAAATCATCGAAAAAGTTGAATTGTGGGCCAAATGGTAATTGTTGATACTATTTTGATAGAATTAACCTCTGGGATTGGTCACAAGTACAAAAAACCCCTAATTTTGTAGGGTTTTTTATTTAAGAATCCAAAATGCCATTTTCCCTTTGGAAGTAAACAACTCAATCAAAAAGAAAACGCTTTACGGCTATCAGGAGGAAGACCTGAACAAAATCTTCGAGCAACTGGACAAGCTTCCTGCGGGCAGTAATATCTTGTACCAATTGCCCACGGGAGGAGGAAAAACCGTTGTGTTTTCGGAGATTACACGAAGGTTTATCCAACAGACCGGAAAAAAGGTGATGGTACTTACCCACCGTATCGAGCTGAGCAAGCAAACCTCCAAAATGCTCAAAGGGTTTGGCGTGGCCAACAAAGTCATCAATAGTGAAGTGAAGGAACTCTACGACCAGGATGATTATATGTGCTTTGTGGCTATGGTGGAAACCTTGAACAACCGCCTTCAGGAAGAAAAAGTAAAAATCAATAATGTAGGCCTGGTAATCATTGATGAGGCCCACTACAACTCGTTCCGAAAGCTGTTCAAATATTTCGAGAAGTCCACCATCTTGGGTGTAACGGCCACTCCGTTGAGCTCCAACATCAAACTTCCCATGAAGGACAATTACAAGCACCTGATCATTGGGGAGTCGATAAAATCATTAATTGAAAAGAACTTTTTGGCCAGGGCCAACCTGTATAATTATGATGTTAGCCTACGCACCCTTAAATTGGGCATTAATGGTGACTATACCGTAAAATCCTCGGACGAGTTTTACAGTGCACACAGCATGCTCGGGAAATTGCTCTCTGCCTACGAGGAAATTGCCAAGGGGACCAAAACGCTGATCTTCAACAACGGAATCAATACATCGCTTTATGTATACGAGACGTTTAAAAAGGCTGGGTATAATGTTCGGCACCTCGACAACAAGAACACGGCCTCCGAACGCAAGGACATTCTGGATTGGTTTGCCAAAACACCCGATGCCATTCTCACCTCGGTGAGTATATTGACCACGGGTTTTGATGAACCTACGGTGGAAACCATTATTTTGAACAGGGCTACACGATCGCTCACGTTGTATTTCCAGATGATCGGAAGGGGATCTAGGGTGCTTCCTGACAAAGATGAGTTCAATGTAATCGATATGGGAAATAATATTGCCCGTTTCGGACCTTGGGATGCACCTGTGGACTGGCAAGAAATCTTTCATTTCCCTGATTTTTACCTAGAAAACATCAAAAATGATGAGGAAATCGAGCGGGATTTTGTCTATGAGATGCCCGAAGAACTTCGCGCCAAATTCAGCAAGTCGGAGAACATCACCTTTGATGTGAAGGAAGAGTACAAAAAGATATTTGCACAGGGGAAAAAATCAAAAATTGTACTGGAGAAGAGTATTGAACAGCACGCGAAAATCTGTGTGGAAAACAGTGAAGATGTTTTTGATGCCCGAATCTTGGCCAAGGAGCTCAAGGATGAGATTTCGTATCGTGTAAAGCAATATTCCTATTGCATCATGAACAATACCAAGAACTACAAGGAGTGGCTGGAGGAAGATTATGAGCGTAAACTCCGTTCCAGTATCTCCAAAATGTTTGCGGCCAGGATGTAGATCAAGTTGGCAGGAATGCTGGTAGCTCCGTTTTTTGGATTTGAGCTTCAACTTACACTTACCATTGCATTTGAGATTTGAGCTTGAACTTGATAGTTGAGTTTGAGTTTTAATCCCCAATAGTATACGGCCATCTTTGTATTTTTACCTCCATGTCCAAAAAACTACTTGTAATTGGTTATGTATGGCCAGAACCCTCAACAACTGCGGCCGGAAGTCGTATGCAACAATTGTTGGAGGCATTTTTGACATTTGGTTATCAGATCACATTTGCCAGCACGGCAAGTAAAACCGAGTACAGTCTGGATTTGGAAGCCATGGACATTGCAATGGTCCACATCCAACTCAACCATTCGAGTTTTGATGATTTTATACAGCAATTGAAGCCCAATGTGGTGATGTTCGACCGTTTTATGGTAGAGGAACAATTTGGGTGGCGCGTAGCGGAACACGCACCAAGTGCCTTGCGCATAATCAATACCGAAGATTTACATGCCCTGCGCAAGAGTAGGGAAGAGGCACTTAAAAAGAACCAAGTCTTTAAGATTGAAGATTGGAAAAACCATCCAACAACCTTACGGGAAATTGCGAGCATCTATCGCTGTGATCTTACGTTTATGATTTCCAGCTACGAAATGGAAATTTTACAGCATAAGTTGAAGGTCCCTACGGATTTGCTGCTGTGTATTCCGTTTATGGTAGATGTTGGAAGTATATCTGCTGCAAAAAACCCTCCATTCGATGCCAGAAATGGTTTCATCAGTATCGGAAATGGCAAACACGCACCCAATGTGGATGCACTAAAGGTCTTGAAAAATGAAATTTGGCCCCGAATTCGCCATCAACTGCCCAATGCTGAAATCCAAGTTTATGGCGCATATCTACCGCAACAGGTCAACGAAATGCACGATCCCATAACAGGTTTTTACGTTAAGGGATGGGCGGAAGATGCGTTCAGGGTGCTCCAAATTGCCAGGGTGTTGTTGGCTCCACTTCGATTTGGAGCAGGAATCAAAGGAAAGTTGTTGGATGCCATGCAAACCGGAACCCCAAGTGTAACCACCACCATAGGTGCCGAGGGCATGCATGCTGACTTGGCATGGAACGGATTTATTGCCGACGATTGGGAAGCATTTGCCCAAGCTGCCGTGAAATTGCATCAAGACCAAAAAAGTTGGGAAAGTGCCCAATACAACGGTAATGCATTGCTCCAACAGTTGTATGATAGGCAAAGCCTACAAAGTAGTTTGGAAGAACGATTGGAATATTTGATTATGGACCTGGAAGCCCATCGCTCACAAAATTTCATTGGAAAACTGTTACAGCATCAAACCATGAGCAGCACCAAATATATGGCCAAATGGATAGAGGAGAAGCATAAGGAGAAGTAACGTAAATAATTAAGGCTATGAATAGATGAGCTTCTCTGCGCATTTGACCTTAAAATGTTCCAAATAATGAGAGGCGTTAAAACTGAGTTAAGCATCTTGGATAGCTCCCAAATAGTTTTATTTTATGAATTATGGAATGTATTTTAGTCGCAGGTGCCACTGGCGCAACAGGAGAAAAAGTTGTCAAATTAGTAAACCAATCTGAAAATTATCGCGCGGTAGCCTTGGTACGTAACAAAGAGCAAAAGGAGCAATGGGAGTCCCAAGGGGTAGAAACTGTAATGGGAGACCTAACCAAGGATGTATCGCATACCACCAAGGGTATAGATAAAGTAGTTTTTGCTGCAGGCTCTGGAGGCAAAAACGTAGTCGATGTGGACCAAGAAGGTGCCAAAAAGCTTATAGACGCATCGAAAAAGGAACGTGTTCGTAAATTTGTTATGCTAAGTTCTATGGGCGTGGATAATCCACGCGGTGAACTCAAGGAATATCTACAAGCCAAGCAAAATGCAGATCAATATTTAGACATCAGCGGTTTAACCTTCACAATAGTGAGGCCAGGCACATTGAACAATGAGGAGGGAACTGGAAATATCAAACTTGCGGAAAAAATGAACGAACGGGGTGAAATCCCAAGATGGGATGTAGCCAGAACCCTGGTAAAAAGCCTTGAAGATGGTATTGCCACAAATCAAGCGTTCGAAATTTTAACAGGCGAAACCAAAATAGAAGAAGCTGTACATGAATTCTAAGCATTATTTCCCAAATGGAAATTGGAAGGTATGCAAAGCAACTATCAAGTATATGGCCAAATGGATTGAGGAGAAGCATAAAGATCAAACCCTTTAATGCTGCCCAAAGTATATTAATCCAGCAACTGGTCCGTAATGATCAAAGTGTATTCAAAAACATTTTCCAAAGGTTCCGATAACACCCACAATTCGTCATCAACAGGAGTTTGCTGATACCGCAATACGTAATCTCCATTTTCCGAAGCATACAGTTTAATGGCCTCAAAGCGTAAAGAAGCTGTTGGCATGACCGCTATCGTCTCATTGTTCAGTGTAGAGCCAATGATACTGGATGACTGTTTGGCTATTTGCGAAATTTGGTTGGATTCATCAATGTAGAACAGATCCACATTGGAGTTGTTTTGAATTTTGTATGATGTTTCAAATCCAGCGTTTTCGAAATCGTCCTCACATTGAAATGACATCAAAAATGGGAAGAGCATCAATAAAAATACTTTTTTCATCGCTTTTTTAGCTTAAAGATAGATTTATTCTTCTTTCTCATGTTAAGTTGATGTTACTCCTTTGTAAAATTTACCCTTGCCCCTCGTTGTTTAAAAAGTAGGGTGTTCTCTTCGGGATCAAAGGTCATTTCGATGCCTGCGGAGACAAATTCAAATTGATGCTTGTCCACAGGGTCCAAAGTAAATGCTGGCTGACCCGTAGCTCTGCCCTTAAGCACCCCATCCTCAATGAAAATACTTATGTCCAAAGGAAAATCAGGGGCGGTATAGTTGCCCACATAAACCTCCAATTGTTCGGGTGATACTTCGTAAGTATTGAATTTTGGCAATTCAAAAGGCTCATTGTAGACCGTGCTCAAAACGGCAATGGCAATGTCGTTGGTATTCATATTGTTGCCATTTGAGGTAAGGGCAAAGGATACATTGCCGTCATCAAAATGACCGAATAAAGAAGAGAATCCATCTATCCCTCCTGTGTGACCATAACTGGTTCGCTCATGAAAAGGAAAGCTGAACAATCCCAATCCATAGCCGTCCGTAATCTTTTTCATGGCTTCTACATACTCCAAATCAAGCAATTTGCCTCCAAAAAGGGCATCACTAAATTTGACAATATCTGTTGGATTGGAAACTATGGCGCCTGCACCAACAGGGATGGACATATCGGTTTCTGGATGTTCTTGCCATTTATCCAGGTACATGTACGATTTACATTCGTTGGCCTTTGTGCCAATTTTTTCACCGACATAGGTATCGGCAAGCCCTAAGGGTCTGGCAATGAATTCTTCAAGCAGTTCGGGATAGGGTTTTCCCATGCTTTTTTCCAGAATGTAGGTCAGCAACACAAAATTGGAATTACTGTATTGGAATTTGCTATCGGGCTCAAAATCACTTCCCGCCTTTACAATGATTTCCACCATTTCTGATGCAGATTTTGGCTGGGTCATATAGGTGGCATAAGCAGGGTCATCCGTAAAATTGTGAATACCGCTTCGGTTGCCCAACAGTTGTTTGATGGTAATATTTTCCGATTTTGGAACCTCTGGAAAAAACTGGTCCAAGGTCTGGTCTAAAGACAGTTTTCCTGCCGATATGGCCTTAAAAGCCAATACTGCTGTAAATGTTTTGGTAATGGAACCAATGCGATATCTGGAAGCCACCGTTGCTTTGGATTCGGAAGTGACGTCACAATACCCCACCGAACGTGTATAGATCAACTCACCTGCTTGGGAAACGGCAACACTGCCCATGAACTTATTGTTCTCTTCCAAAAGATCGAAGTATTGATCCAATTTGACGGTATCAAACTCTTGGGACCATAACGAAGCGGTAAAAAGGAAAAGAACGGCCACAATCCAAAGCGTTTTGAACTGTAGTTTATAAAATAAAGAAAGAGGGCTTTTCATGACATGGAGGTTTAGTGTTGCCGCCAAATTAGAGCATTTCCATGTCAAACCAAAAAGAACCTGCCTGCACTATACCTTTTTCACCCGATATTGGTAAGGTTTCCGGCCAGGTGCATCTGTTTGGAGCTTCGGCAAACGCTCAAAAAAACCGGAACCTATCATCTTCTTTTGAAAACGGCTACGGTCCAAGGTTTCCTCCAAAATGGTTTGGTGCAATTGGTGCAATTGTGGCATCGTAAATTCCGTAGGCAATAAATTATAGGTCAATGGTTCTTGTTGTACATCTTCCTTCAGCCGCTCCTTGGCCTCTAGTACAATATCCCGATGGTCCATCCACATAGGAGGGAGGTCATTCATGTTGAACCAACCAAAAGCCGAGTCCAAATTACCGATTACCGGTCGGGTCTCTTCAAAATTGACCAAGGAATAGTGGGCGAGGGTCACAAAACGGTCGTTCAACCAAGAATTTTCTTCAAAGGGAAAGTCCAATTCCTTAAAAAATTGCTGCCATTCCTCTGTAAACTTACGGTCTTCACCGCCAAAAACGGACAAAAACTTAAAGTGGGGGTCTTCCAACCCGGTTCGTTCCCTTAGGATACGCACCGTGGCCGCTTCCACAGATTCCGAACGTAGGATATACCCACCGGGCAATAGCCACTTATCCCCAATCTGAAGCAACAAACACTTGAGTTGGTCTTCATGAAATCCGATGATGACCATGTCCACCGAAAGATTGGGCAAATAATCTTGTTGACCGTTTTCGATAAAAGTATTGATGTCCATACAGCAAAAATAATGATTTGTGTCATTTTGCCACAATTAAATCTTTTTTATATTTGTGTCAAGTTGACACAAACTATATATTATGAAAAAAGCACTCCGTATTTCGTTGAAAACCATCGGTGTTCTTCTGTTATTAGTTTTAGTAGGAGGACTGTTAGGATGGTGGTATTTACGCTCACAATTCCTGGATTTTGAGGATGACTACACGGAAAGGACAGAAATACCGTCAGTGACTATTGATGGTTACACGTTTCTGGACCGAAATGGAAATGGCCAGTTGGATGTATACGAAGACAGCCGTCAACCTATTGAGGCTAGGGTAGCGAATGTACTTTCCCAAATGACTGTGGAGGAGAAAATCCACTTATTGAAGGGTTCTGGAATGGCTTCCGGCATGGGAATGGTGGAACCGGGAGAAGGCATTCCCGGAGTGGTGGGTACCATTGTGTCCACACCACGGCTCGGCATTCCGAGTATCAATCTCTCCGATGGGCCGGCGGGGCTCAGAATAGAACCTAAACGTGATGGTATAGATCGAACATTTTACTGCACCGCATTCCCTATAGCTACGCTGTTGGCATCAACATGGAACACCGAATTAGTGGAAAATGTGGGCAATGCCATGGGCAATGAAGCACTTGAATATGGTATCGATGTCATATTGGGCCCGGGAGCAAACATTCACCGACACCCGTTTTGTGGACGAAATTTTGAATACTATTCCGAAGACCCACTAGTGACCGGGAAAATTGGGGCTGCCATGGTCAATGGCATAGAATCCAACGGTGTTGGAACTTCCGTGAAGCATTTTGTGGCCAACAACCAAGAGACCAATAGAAACTATAATGACACAAGGGTTTCCGACAGGGCCATGCGTGAAATCTATCTTAAAGGATTTGAAATCATCGTGGAAGATGCACAACCGTGGACCATTATGTCATCTTACAACAAGGTAAATGGCACCTATACCTCAGAGAGCAAGCATTTATTGACCGATGTATTACGAAACGATTGGGGATTTGAAGGATTGGTGATGTCCGATTGGTTTGGAGGGAACGATGCAGTGGCTATGGTCAATGCCGGGAACGACCTATTGGAGCCTGGCACCAAAAAACAATGGAAAGCCCTAACGGCAGGTTACGAGGACGGTTCTTTGAATATGGATGCCGTAGATACTTCGGTAAAACGTATTTTGACATTGATTTTCAAGAGTAAAAAAATGACCGATTTTACCTTTGGTGAAAATCCCGATTTGGAAGCCCATGCGGCCATTACGCGAAAATCAGCATCGGAAGGAATGGTATTGTTGAAAAATGATGATGCACTTCCCTTGGAAAAAGGACAGAATGTAGCATTGCTCGGAGTGTATTCGTACGATTTTATTGCTGGAGGCACAGGTTCCGGCGATGTAAACGAAGCCTATACGATTTCTTTGGAAGAGGGACTCATCAATGCCGGATTCCGTGTGAGCCCCACTGCAAAGCAGGCTTATCAAAAACACAGGGCAGCCAATGAAGAGGCCTTTGAAAAACCCGAAGGCATGTCGGCCATGTTCAATCCATATCTTCCTCCCGAGATCAGCTACGATAATGATTTAATGAAAACCATCGCTGCAGAAAGTGATTTGGCCATCATCACCATTGGCCGAAACAGCGGTGAGGGCGGTGACAGGGTCGTTGCGAACGATTTTCTGTTGTCCGACAAGGAAAAGGAGATGCTGAGCACGACTTGTGAGGTCTTTCAAAAAGCAGGAAAAAAGGTTATTGTGGTGTTGAACATTGGTGGTGTCATCGAAACAGCTTCGTGGAAAAACCAACCGGATGCCATTGTACTCGCATGGCAAGGCGGGCAAGAAGGTGGTAACGCCGTAGCGGATATTTTGAGCGGAGACGTTAACCCCAGTGGAAAATTGACCATGACCTTCCCTGTTGATGTGGCAGATCATGCCAGCAATGCAAATTTCCCGCAAAACGGTTTGCCCATGCAAATAACGGATATGTTGTTTGGCAAGGATGAAGTTCCGGAAGATGAAATGGTAAAGGATGTCGATTATACCAATTATGAGGAGGGGATTTATGTGGGCTACCGTCATTTTGACAAAGCAGGTGTGGAGGTTTCCTACCCCTTTGGTTATGGGCTTTCCTATACCAGTTTTGAATACGGCGATATGGAAATGTGGCAAGAAAATGATACCATTAAAGTATCTGTTCCCGTAACCAATATGGGGGAATCAGCAGGGAAAGAGATTGTTCAATTCTACGTTTCCAAGGATTCCACTCAAATCGATAGACCCGAGCAAGAACTTAAGGCCTTTGCCAAAACAAAATTACTCGGTGCAGGAGCAACAGATACGCTTCGCGTCAACATTCCTGTGAACTATCTGAGGTATTGGAACAAGAATCAATCGCAATGGTCGCTGGAACCGGGAAGCTACACCATACAGGCAGCCGCTTCTTCGCGTGACATCAAAAAGGCAACAAAAATTGAATTATAAGTTTAATTGGTTCTCATTTACATCGTGGGACCGCTTGATTCATGGATAGTGTGTTTAGATGAGGGATGCCTGTTTTACCAAAACGTGGCGTCCCTTATTTTTTTTGACCTAAAAAACGGATTACCGAACCTTTGCCCACGTGACCATCTCCTTCGTTCAACGTCATGGTCATTTTTTTAAGTTCCAAAAATTCAAAATTGGCGAAATCGGTTTCCAATTCTTCCAACGAAAACAGATAATCCACATTATTGGGACCACCTACTTTCGGATTTTTCTTTTTAAACGCTAGATGGTCTTTGCTGAAGCCTTCAAAAATCACGGTGCCGCCTTTTTTTAGATAATTGTTCAGCAACTTATGATACCTAGAGCGGATATGGGGCGGAAAATGGGCATATATCAACGCTATGGCATCAAATTGTTCGGGTTGATAGTGAAGCATCGGAAGTTCACCGACCACATAATCCAATTCAACACCTTTCTTTTCGGCTAATTGGAGTGCTTTTCGTTGTCCTGCCTCGCTTATATCAAAAGCAGATACCTTCCAGCCCAATTGTGCGGCATAAACCGCATTTCTACCTTCACCCTCGGCAGGAAATAATATGGAACCAGGCTGTAAATTTTTCAGTTTTTCCTTCAAATAGGCATTGGGAGCGGTTCCATAAACGTATTCTTGCTGCCCAAATCGGGTATTCCACATTTCAAGCCAGTCGTTTTGCATGCTTTAAGTTGATTTTGACCTAAAATTAACGCAATTCCTTTAACCGGTAAAAATCAATTACTCCATACTCACAATCCCTGTGGTGGTGCCATCGTGCATGTATTTGGAGGCAGCATACAGCAGAAGTGATTCACTTTTGGGGTTTTGGATGATGGTTTTATATGCCCAACTGTATTTTGATCCGCCGCTACTCATCATGGTAAATTGAGAAGATTCATAAAATGGGATTCGGCCACGCACACCTTCATGTTTTGTGATGTAGCTTCGCGGTATCGCAATCGTGTACCGTTCCGCATTGATGTTATCGTCAAATATGCTGTTTTCCACCTTACCCAAGACAAAAGTGACACCTGTCGGGATTTCGGTCAAAATAAAAAAACCATTGGAATCCACCTCAAAACCAAATGATTGGTCATCCAAATCATAAGTAGTCCCTACATTAAAGGTCGTTTCTTCCAAAATAGGTTTCAAGTTAATGCCCCCTATAAAATTCTGTACTTGAATATGGTCAAAAGATAGTGAAGGAGTCCTTTTTACAAAGTAACGGTCTGGATTGATATGCCGTTTGAGCACCAAATATCCCAGAACTATCAAACCGAATACTACAGCTAGGAGTATTCCCAAAGTTTTAAATCGCATCATGTGGTAAATGTATATGGAAATCCTAAAACACAATGCTGCCAATTGACGGATGCCCCGTTTGATCTGACGAATGAAGTGATTTGGCCAAAATTCATCCAAATCCAAGCTTTTTTGTACATCTTAAACAATAGAGGTTTGATTAACCAAATCAGAATCGGTCATAACGTAGAATTTCCGTTATTTTGTGATAAACAAAACAGACATTTATGGAATCACCCAACTGGCAGACAGCCATGGAATTTGAGGATATCACCTATAAAAAATATAATGGCGTAGCCCGGATTGCTTTTAACCGCCCCGATGTACGCAATGCATTCCGCCCCAAAACGACCAGTGAACTTTACAAAGCCTTTTATGATGCCCAAGAGGACACCTCCATTGGGGTTGTGCTCCTTTCTGGGGAAGGGCCATCGTCCAAGGATGGTAAATGGGCCTTTTGCAGTGGTGGCGACCAAAAAGCTAGGGGCCATAAAGGATATGTTGGCGAGGATGGCTACCACAGGTTGAATATTTTAGAAGTCCAGCGATTGATTCGTTTTATGCCCAAGGTGGTCATTGCCGTGGTGCCAGGTTGGGCCGTTGGGGGAGGGCATAGCCTTCATGTGGTCTGTGATATGACCCTTGCCAGCAAGGAACACGCCATTTTTAAAC is drawn from Flagellimonas sp. MMG031 and contains these coding sequences:
- a CDS encoding RNA polymerase sigma factor RpoD/SigA, which produces MRQLKIIKQVTNRESKSLDKYLQDISKIDLITAQEEVELAQKIRAGDQAALEKLTNANLRFVVSVAKQYQNQGLKLPDLINEGNVGLVKAAKRFDETRGFKFISYAVWWIRQSILQALAEQSRVVRLPLNKIGSINKIKKTFSYLEQAHERPPSPEEIAKELDMTVSEVKQSLKNTGRHVSMDAPLKEGETSNLYDVLNAGDSPKPDKGLMHQSLNTEINRALDTLSPREADVVRLYYGIGDQPSMTLEEIGSTFDLTRERVRQIREKAIRKLRHTSKSKILKSYLG
- a CDS encoding DEAD/DEAH box helicase, translated to MEVNNSIKKKTLYGYQEEDLNKIFEQLDKLPAGSNILYQLPTGGGKTVVFSEITRRFIQQTGKKVMVLTHRIELSKQTSKMLKGFGVANKVINSEVKELYDQDDYMCFVAMVETLNNRLQEEKVKINNVGLVIIDEAHYNSFRKLFKYFEKSTILGVTATPLSSNIKLPMKDNYKHLIIGESIKSLIEKNFLARANLYNYDVSLRTLKLGINGDYTVKSSDEFYSAHSMLGKLLSAYEEIAKGTKTLIFNNGINTSLYVYETFKKAGYNVRHLDNKNTASERKDILDWFAKTPDAILTSVSILTTGFDEPTVETIILNRATRSLTLYFQMIGRGSRVLPDKDEFNVIDMGNNIARFGPWDAPVDWQEIFHFPDFYLENIKNDEEIERDFVYEMPEELRAKFSKSENITFDVKEEYKKIFAQGKKSKIVLEKSIEQHAKICVENSEDVFDARILAKELKDEISYRVKQYSYCIMNNTKNYKEWLEEDYERKLRSSISKMFAARM
- a CDS encoding glycosyltransferase, which gives rise to MSKKLLVIGYVWPEPSTTAAGSRMQQLLEAFLTFGYQITFASTASKTEYSLDLEAMDIAMVHIQLNHSSFDDFIQQLKPNVVMFDRFMVEEQFGWRVAEHAPSALRIINTEDLHALRKSREEALKKNQVFKIEDWKNHPTTLREIASIYRCDLTFMISSYEMEILQHKLKVPTDLLLCIPFMVDVGSISAAKNPPFDARNGFISIGNGKHAPNVDALKVLKNEIWPRIRHQLPNAEIQVYGAYLPQQVNEMHDPITGFYVKGWAEDAFRVLQIARVLLAPLRFGAGIKGKLLDAMQTGTPSVTTTIGAEGMHADLAWNGFIADDWEAFAQAAVKLHQDQKSWESAQYNGNALLQQLYDRQSLQSSLEERLEYLIMDLEAHRSQNFIGKLLQHQTMSSTKYMAKWIEEKHKEK
- a CDS encoding SDR family oxidoreductase yields the protein MECILVAGATGATGEKVVKLVNQSENYRAVALVRNKEQKEQWESQGVETVMGDLTKDVSHTTKGIDKVVFAAGSGGKNVVDVDQEGAKKLIDASKKERVRKFVMLSSMGVDNPRGELKEYLQAKQNADQYLDISGLTFTIVRPGTLNNEEGTGNIKLAEKMNERGEIPRWDVARTLVKSLEDGIATNQAFEILTGETKIEEAVHEF
- a CDS encoding serine hydrolase domain-containing protein; translated protein: MKSPLSLFYKLQFKTLWIVAVLFLFTASLWSQEFDTVKLDQYFDLLEENNKFMGSVAVSQAGELIYTRSVGYCDVTSESKATVASRYRIGSITKTFTAVLAFKAISAGKLSLDQTLDQFFPEVPKSENITIKQLLGNRSGIHNFTDDPAYATYMTQPKSASEMVEIIVKAGSDFEPDSKFQYSNSNFVLLTYILEKSMGKPYPELLEEFIARPLGLADTYVGEKIGTKANECKSYMYLDKWQEHPETDMSIPVGAGAIVSNPTDIVKFSDALFGGKLLDLEYVEAMKKITDGYGLGLFSFPFHERTSYGHTGGIDGFSSLFGHFDDGNVSFALTSNGNNMNTNDIAIAVLSTVYNEPFELPKFNTYEVSPEQLEVYVGNYTAPDFPLDISIFIEDGVLKGRATGQPAFTLDPVDKHQFEFVSAGIEMTFDPEENTLLFKQRGARVNFTKE
- a CDS encoding NUDIX domain-containing protein; amino-acid sequence: MDINTFIENGQQDYLPNLSVDMVIIGFHEDQLKCLLLQIGDKWLLPGGYILRSESVEAATVRILRERTGLEDPHFKFLSVFGGEDRKFTEEWQQFFKELDFPFEENSWLNDRFVTLAHYSLVNFEETRPVIGNLDSAFGWFNMNDLPPMWMDHRDIVLEAKERLKEDVQQEPLTYNLLPTEFTMPQLHQLHQTILEETLDRSRFQKKMIGSGFFERLPKLQTDAPGRKPYQYRVKKV